In one window of Planctomycetaceae bacterium DNA:
- a CDS encoding ATP-binding protein codes for MPDHLWTVPDAGTTRINIRKRPAMYVGDVQQPGLLHLISEVVSNSLDQVLQGFATFIDVELQPDGRSLTVRDDGAGLPFEMPGPEGYESLASSYLTSLHHSASVDGHAPHVHLHRLRGVGVVAANVLARNFVCQSWRSGQLWQQTFLAGDSQGPPRVIETGSGRGTEIRLEPDPDIFNDTRIDPTRLGEMLEEACFLYPGIRISLNKQLFHAPGGLADLARRLLETSTVNDRWGDRPAFSMQESFDDMMIHAAAVGYAENSTHCCSWVNYQKTPAGGTHQTAFTHALRTAGWKPQILLIHTIMRDARFAGPTRQMLDMPGLQHTIAERIQPLLSDYCRQKSLRAD; via the coding sequence ATGCCCGATCACTTGTGGACCGTTCCGGATGCGGGCACGACTCGCATCAATATTCGAAAACGGCCAGCTATGTACGTCGGCGATGTGCAGCAACCGGGACTACTGCATCTGATCAGTGAAGTCGTTTCCAACAGTCTGGATCAGGTGCTACAGGGATTCGCAACATTCATTGATGTCGAATTGCAACCGGACGGACGCAGCCTGACCGTCCGCGATGATGGTGCAGGATTGCCGTTCGAAATGCCTGGTCCGGAGGGATACGAGTCGCTGGCATCCAGTTATCTGACCAGTCTTCATCACAGCGCTTCGGTAGATGGTCATGCGCCACATGTTCATCTGCATCGCCTGCGTGGAGTTGGAGTGGTTGCTGCCAATGTCCTGGCACGAAACTTTGTGTGTCAATCCTGGCGGTCAGGACAGCTTTGGCAGCAGACGTTTCTTGCCGGGGACTCGCAGGGACCTCCCCGTGTGATCGAAACCGGATCGGGGCGCGGAACTGAGATTCGATTGGAGCCCGACCCGGATATCTTCAACGACACACGAATTGATCCGACCCGTCTCGGGGAGATGCTGGAAGAGGCCTGCTTCCTTTATCCGGGCATTCGAATTTCCCTGAACAAACAGCTGTTCCACGCGCCAGGAGGTCTTGCAGATCTTGCACGGCGTCTGTTAGAGACATCGACGGTAAATGATCGCTGGGGCGACCGGCCAGCATTTTCTATGCAGGAATCGTTTGATGACATGATGATTCACGCGGCTGCAGTTGGGTACGCCGAAAACAGCACACACTGCTGTTCCTGGGTGAACTATCAGAAAACTCCCGCCGGAGGAACTCACCAGACGGCCTTTACTCACGCCCTGCGCACTGCAGGCTGGAAGCCGCAAATCCTGTTGATACACACCATCATGCGTGACGCCAGATTTGCCGGTCCCACTCGGCAAATGCTGGATATGCCCGGGCTTCAGCACACAATTGCCGAACGAATCCAGCCCTTGCTTTCAGACTACTGTCGACAGAAATCCCTGCGGGCAGACTAG
- a CDS encoding altronate dehydratase family protein, producing MNQLQKLLRLHPSDNVAVARVAMAKGDHAEYDGGSVVLEDAIPAGHKVAIRAIAQGEAILKYGQPIGQASESVAVGRWVHVHNVKASRGQQSYEFCTEITSPPVPTEQRTFMGYRRRDGGIGTRNYIALLSTVNCSATTARYVAQELARTDLSDFPNVDGVVPLVHKGGCAFAFDGEDHRQFNRTLAGFATHPNFSANLILGLGCETAQAGHLQSQYGLVQLGSGSRSSGSAPDGNPLVLNIQEEGGVRRTVDRAVGLLRELLPEANKVHRVEIPISELKVGLECGGSDGASGITANPALGYASDLLVGHGGTAILSEIPEVYGAEHLLTRRSISRVVADQLLERIHWWEEYARRHGAAIDNNPSVGNKNGGLTTIFEKSLGAVAKAGTTPLRAVYKYAETVVERGFVLMDTPGFDPASVTGMVAGGAQVVVFTTGRGSCFGCKPAPTIKVATNTPMFNRMRDDMDINAGSILEGRRLEDVGREIFETIIATASGQPTLSEVQGIGDEEFCPWVPGPIF from the coding sequence TTGAATCAGCTTCAAAAACTGTTGCGACTTCATCCGTCAGACAATGTGGCCGTCGCTCGAGTCGCTATGGCAAAAGGTGACCACGCAGAATACGACGGCGGCAGCGTCGTTCTGGAGGATGCCATCCCTGCCGGTCATAAGGTTGCCATTCGGGCCATCGCGCAGGGTGAAGCGATTCTGAAATATGGACAGCCAATCGGGCAGGCATCCGAGTCTGTCGCCGTGGGGCGGTGGGTTCATGTTCATAATGTGAAGGCGTCGCGCGGTCAGCAATCGTACGAATTCTGTACCGAGATTACGTCGCCGCCAGTGCCCACAGAGCAACGGACCTTCATGGGTTATCGCCGCAGGGATGGGGGCATCGGAACAAGAAACTACATTGCTCTGCTGAGCACTGTCAATTGTTCGGCCACGACGGCCCGGTACGTGGCTCAGGAATTGGCGCGAACTGATCTTTCGGATTTTCCAAACGTCGACGGCGTCGTTCCTCTTGTCCACAAAGGAGGATGTGCGTTTGCTTTTGATGGCGAAGACCACCGCCAGTTCAATCGGACTCTTGCAGGCTTCGCAACACATCCGAACTTTTCTGCGAATCTGATTCTGGGGCTTGGTTGCGAAACAGCGCAGGCAGGGCATCTTCAGTCGCAGTACGGTCTGGTGCAACTTGGGTCGGGCAGCCGCAGCAGTGGTTCAGCACCGGACGGCAATCCTCTGGTTCTGAATATTCAGGAGGAGGGCGGTGTGCGCCGGACTGTCGATCGCGCTGTTGGTCTGCTGAGAGAACTGCTGCCCGAAGCCAACAAGGTTCATCGCGTGGAGATCCCGATCTCGGAATTAAAGGTGGGTCTGGAATGTGGTGGCAGCGATGGTGCCAGCGGAATCACGGCCAATCCGGCTCTTGGTTACGCCAGTGACCTGTTAGTCGGCCACGGTGGTACCGCAATTCTTTCAGAGATTCCGGAAGTTTACGGTGCCGAGCATCTGCTGACGCGAAGAAGTATTTCGCGTGTTGTTGCTGACCAGTTGCTGGAACGAATTCACTGGTGGGAAGAATATGCACGGCGGCATGGTGCAGCCATCGACAACAATCCTTCCGTTGGAAACAAGAATGGAGGACTGACCACCATTTTCGAAAAGTCGCTGGGAGCTGTGGCCAAGGCGGGTACGACTCCATTGCGGGCCGTCTACAAGTATGCAGAAACCGTTGTTGAGCGTGGATTTGTGCTGATGGATACGCCCGGTTTCGATCCGGCATCTGTCACGGGGATGGTTGCAGGTGGTGCTCAGGTTGTTGTATTCACCACCGGCCGAGGCAGTTGCTTCGGTTGCAAGCCCGCGCCCACTATCAAGGTGGCCACCAACACCCCAATGTTCAATCGAATGCGTGACGACATGGACATCAACGCCGGTTCCATTCTGGAAGGTCGCCGACTCGAAGATGTTGGTCGTGAGATCTTCGAAACGATTATCGCCACGGCTAGTGGCCAGCCGACGCTCAGTGAAGTCCAGGGAATTGGCGATGAAGAATTCTGTCCCTGGGTTCCCGGTCCGATCTTTTGA
- a CDS encoding redoxin domain-containing protein yields the protein MDSARHSHTNKISHNRAVLRHQMSCLAFLIVSMIMGCNDSPTTESTSTEVTKVPLAPRSVHSVELSVDGEVTVDSVPMEKILPGGGADSARLLPDIQQLIPGDAAPPLTISKWAKGDAIPDFEPGKVYVVEFWATWCGPCRQGMPHVSQLQDQYGDQVSFVGVTDEDLETVQEFLEQKSPDGRTWNDVITYRIALDDLKQTNATYMVAAGQGGIPTAFIVGQTGVIEWIGHPARMDDVLQQVVERKWDVQSVRNDFLQTQAEDAALMPLMPVLRNAMSSGETSEAVNSLNKILESIPDSDNIRMLKLQILLCGKDQIAVSEYATELMQHFNDDADMLNQVAWLMATLEDGRTTDLNIALAAAKRASELTQNNDASIIETLARVYAEQKNWPEAVKWQKKAVELAPDQADYQQSLVQYEAEVAKATGGQ from the coding sequence ATGGATTCAGCCCGGCACAGTCATACAAACAAGATCAGCCACAACAGAGCCGTTCTCCGGCATCAGATGAGCTGCCTGGCCTTTCTGATCGTTTCGATGATCATGGGTTGCAACGATAGTCCAACAACCGAATCGACCAGCACTGAAGTCACGAAGGTCCCCTTAGCGCCACGGTCGGTGCACTCGGTTGAACTGAGTGTCGATGGGGAAGTCACCGTCGACAGTGTTCCCATGGAAAAGATTCTGCCAGGCGGAGGCGCAGATTCTGCTCGCCTGCTGCCCGACATACAGCAACTCATTCCCGGTGATGCCGCACCTCCTTTGACGATTTCCAAATGGGCCAAAGGCGATGCCATTCCTGATTTTGAACCCGGTAAGGTTTACGTGGTCGAATTCTGGGCAACATGGTGCGGCCCATGTCGTCAGGGCATGCCACACGTGAGTCAGCTTCAGGATCAGTACGGAGACCAGGTGAGCTTCGTTGGGGTTACCGACGAAGACCTGGAAACCGTTCAGGAGTTCCTGGAGCAGAAATCTCCTGACGGACGGACGTGGAATGATGTGATCACTTATCGGATCGCACTGGACGACCTGAAGCAGACAAATGCAACCTATATGGTGGCAGCTGGACAGGGCGGAATTCCAACCGCATTTATTGTTGGGCAGACTGGCGTTATTGAATGGATCGGACATCCGGCACGAATGGATGATGTTCTGCAACAGGTTGTTGAACGCAAGTGGGATGTGCAATCTGTTCGAAATGACTTTCTGCAAACCCAGGCCGAAGATGCGGCTCTGATGCCACTGATGCCCGTGCTGCGTAACGCGATGTCATCCGGAGAAACTTCGGAAGCCGTAAACAGTCTGAACAAGATCCTCGAGTCAATTCCTGACAGCGACAATATCCGCATGCTGAAACTGCAGATTCTGCTGTGTGGTAAAGATCAAATCGCTGTTTCAGAATACGCCACGGAGTTGATGCAGCATTTCAACGATGACGCCGACATGCTGAATCAGGTTGCGTGGCTGATGGCGACTCTGGAAGACGGCCGGACAACCGATCTGAATATTGCTCTGGCGGCTGCAAAACGTGCATCCGAACTGACACAGAACAACGATGCATCCATCATCGAAACGCTGGCCAGAGTCTATGCGGAGCAGAAGAACTGGCCTGAAGCCGTGAAGTGGCAGAAGAAAGCCGTTGAACTCGCACCGGACCAGGCCGATTATCAACAGTCCCTTGTTCAGTACGAGGCGGAAGTCGCAAAGGCGACTGGCGGCCAGTAG
- a CDS encoding PilZ domain-containing protein, translated as MTQDPWSRPTIDELRIVLESIGKTNVSNVRTNERLELSVPAEIRTSRGNTISAMTREISRTGIGLLHRGSLTPGDVVVRMASETREFQYNVRIEWCNPCDNGMFMSGGSFLTNSDGADS; from the coding sequence GTGACACAGGATCCTTGGAGTCGGCCGACCATCGACGAATTGCGAATTGTTCTGGAAAGCATTGGTAAGACCAACGTTTCAAATGTTCGCACGAACGAACGACTGGAACTGTCCGTTCCCGCTGAAATCCGCACGTCCCGCGGCAATACAATTTCTGCTATGACGCGGGAAATCAGTCGGACCGGTATTGGTCTGCTCCACCGCGGGTCACTCACACCCGGAGACGTTGTCGTCCGCATGGCCAGCGAAACTCGTGAATTTCAGTACAACGTTCGTATCGAATGGTGCAACCCCTGCGACAACGGGATGTTCATGAGCGGCGGGTCCTTCCTCACCAACTCCGACGGTGCAGATTCCTGA
- a CDS encoding amidohydrolase family protein has product MNHRSSSHISRRNWLTTAVAAMATTAAGQQGLSSAAAAISGTTQSPDEHIPIIDTHQHLWDLKQLRTPWLESAPEELRQRFHNEEYATATAGLPIDQCVYMEIDVHPDDQQKEADLLLAQIANGRTPTKAAIISGRPDSEGFASFIRQFADKPAIKGVRQVLHPGTTPRGLCLHEQFIRSMHLLGEMGLSYDLCMRPAEIGDAVKLAQKCPETQFVLDHCGNARPEAFQKSKDQSPAGPSGHSADQWKRDIDDLAKCVNLSCKISGVIASVKQGQDKVELLSPIINHCLDAFGPDRVVFGGDWPVCRLGGTFAEWVSTLRTITMQRSVADKNKLWHQNARRIYRLSDAA; this is encoded by the coding sequence ATGAATCATCGATCGTCCAGCCACATTTCACGTCGCAACTGGCTGACTACTGCTGTCGCGGCCATGGCAACCACAGCTGCAGGCCAACAGGGGCTCTCTTCAGCCGCCGCCGCCATTTCTGGCACAACGCAATCCCCGGACGAACACATCCCCATCATTGATACCCATCAGCATTTGTGGGACCTGAAACAACTCAGGACACCGTGGCTGGAATCTGCACCAGAAGAATTGCGACAACGATTTCATAACGAAGAATACGCCACTGCTACGGCCGGACTCCCCATTGATCAATGCGTCTATATGGAGATTGACGTCCACCCGGATGATCAGCAGAAAGAAGCCGACCTGCTGCTGGCGCAAATCGCGAACGGCAGGACTCCAACCAAAGCAGCCATCATCTCAGGACGTCCGGATTCGGAGGGGTTCGCCAGTTTCATCAGGCAATTCGCGGACAAGCCGGCCATCAAGGGAGTGCGGCAGGTGTTGCACCCCGGCACAACGCCCCGCGGATTGTGTTTGCACGAACAGTTCATCCGGTCGATGCATTTACTCGGCGAAATGGGGTTGAGTTACGATTTGTGCATGCGCCCGGCAGAAATCGGAGATGCTGTCAAACTGGCTCAGAAGTGCCCGGAGACACAGTTCGTGCTGGATCATTGTGGCAATGCCAGGCCCGAGGCCTTTCAGAAATCCAAAGATCAGAGTCCGGCAGGCCCATCGGGCCATTCGGCGGATCAATGGAAACGCGATATCGATGATCTGGCAAAGTGCGTTAATCTCAGCTGCAAAATTTCGGGTGTCATCGCATCTGTGAAACAGGGGCAGGACAAGGTAGAGCTCCTGAGTCCCATCATCAACCATTGTCTGGACGCATTCGGGCCAGACCGCGTGGTCTTCGGCGGCGACTGGCCCGTTTGCCGACTGGGCGGAACATTTGCCGAATGGGTCTCGACACTGCGAACAATCACCATGCAGCGATCTGTCGCAGACAAGAACAAACTCTGGCACCAGAACGCACGGCGAATCTATCGATTATCCGATGCTGCATGA